One genomic window of Methanosarcina acetivorans C2A includes the following:
- a CDS encoding formylmethanofuran dehydrogenase subunit B — translation MIYKDIICPVCGAACDDIQVELGDGKIEARNACKMGNAKFQEIFSPHRLKQSLVKVGGKLTPAAWDEALERAADILVSAKRPLLFMGSETSCEAHEVGLKIGEYLGALVDSNSTVCHGPTAMGIQEAGKVGATEGQKKNRGDLIVYWGTNPLDSMPRQMSRYAVFPRGYWTKRGRFDRTVITVDPRRTPTAVASDLHVQLKPNSDYELISALLTLLHGKTPHPSVEEITGVPIPVIEEMLDMMKDCNFGAITVGLGLASSMGKYRNSEIAMNLVKELNNYAKFTLGAIRGHCNVAGFNQIASYMYGYPFGLDFMRGHPRYNPGEYTTVDVLREKDVDAALVVGADLVSHIPADCAAYLGKIPMVCVDITLCPTTVVSDVVLPGVIDAMECDGTFYRLDDVPVHVEPFTSSPFEFTQSNEDTLKQLFKKIKARK, via the coding sequence ATGATTTACAAGGATATAATCTGTCCGGTCTGCGGGGCAGCCTGTGACGATATCCAGGTTGAATTAGGTGACGGAAAGATTGAGGCCAGAAACGCATGTAAAATGGGAAACGCCAAATTTCAGGAAATTTTTAGTCCCCACAGGCTCAAACAGTCTCTTGTAAAAGTTGGGGGGAAACTGACACCTGCTGCCTGGGATGAAGCTCTTGAGAGAGCTGCCGATATCCTTGTTTCGGCAAAGCGTCCCCTGCTTTTCATGGGCAGTGAAACCTCCTGCGAAGCCCATGAAGTAGGGCTCAAGATAGGAGAATACCTTGGTGCGCTTGTCGACTCCAATTCAACTGTCTGTCACGGGCCAACAGCTATGGGAATTCAGGAAGCAGGAAAAGTCGGTGCAACCGAAGGTCAGAAAAAAAACAGGGGAGACCTGATAGTTTACTGGGGAACAAACCCCCTTGACTCCATGCCGAGACAAATGTCCAGATATGCTGTTTTTCCCAGGGGTTACTGGACCAAACGCGGACGTTTTGACAGGACAGTTATCACTGTAGACCCGAGAAGAACTCCAACGGCTGTTGCTTCCGACCTGCACGTGCAGCTTAAACCGAACTCTGATTATGAACTGATAAGTGCACTTCTCACTCTGCTTCACGGAAAAACCCCTCATCCCTCAGTAGAAGAGATTACTGGAGTGCCTATTCCTGTTATAGAAGAGATGCTTGATATGATGAAGGACTGCAACTTCGGGGCTATTACAGTAGGTCTCGGGCTTGCATCTTCAATGGGGAAGTACAGGAATTCCGAAATTGCCATGAACCTCGTAAAGGAACTGAACAATTATGCCAAGTTTACTCTTGGAGCTATTCGCGGCCACTGTAATGTTGCAGGCTTTAACCAGATTGCTTCGTACATGTATGGTTACCCCTTCGGGCTTGACTTTATGCGCGGGCACCCGCGTTACAATCCGGGAGAATATACGACCGTGGACGTACTCCGAGAAAAGGATGTGGATGCAGCCCTTGTGGTGGGTGCTGACCTTGTAAGCCATATCCCTGCTGACTGTGCAGCTTACCTTGGAAAAATACCTATGGTCTGCGTGGATATTACTCTGTGTCCGACTACAGTTGTTTCAGATGTAGTGCTTCCGGGTGTTATCGATGCCATGGAGTGTGACGGAACCTTCTACAGGCTTGATGATGTGCCAGTGCACGTTGAACCCTTCACGAGCTCACCCTTCGAATTCACTCAGAGCAACGAAGACACCTTAAAACAACTCTTTAAGAAGATTAAAGCAAGGAAGTAG
- a CDS encoding class I SAM-dependent methyltransferase → MSLLQLRGGYITRDIGEYFETIAEDFDAYYDKPKNMTDALINSWLRRPGLLKRLKITLAISDPKEGMRILEIGCGSGKYIVECAKRGADVWGIDVAPEMIKLAKQFCNKSKIKAHLSVGDATKELQSGFDVCVALGVFEYFKDPRPILNNMIAATNHNGKVIFSLPKKYAFQTPLREAMLYYRNVDCYYYTKEKIRMLVNNGNHRIYDYGPGYVVEYYKN, encoded by the coding sequence TTGAGTTTACTTCAATTAAGAGGTGGTTATATAACTAGAGATATAGGAGAATACTTTGAAACAATAGCAGAGGACTTTGATGCATATTATGATAAACCAAAAAATATGACTGACGCCTTAATCAACTCTTGGTTAAGAAGACCAGGATTGCTGAAAAGGCTGAAAATAACACTTGCTATTTCAGATCCAAAAGAAGGAATGAGAATTCTGGAGATTGGATGTGGATCTGGAAAATATATTGTAGAATGTGCAAAAAGAGGGGCAGATGTATGGGGAATAGATGTCGCTCCAGAAATGATTAAATTAGCAAAGCAATTCTGCAATAAGAGTAAAATAAAGGCACATCTTTCCGTAGGCGATGCTACAAAGGAATTACAGAGTGGGTTTGACGTGTGTGTCGCTCTGGGCGTATTTGAATATTTTAAAGATCCTAGACCTATCTTAAATAATATGATTGCTGCAACAAACCATAATGGGAAAGTTATATTTAGTCTTCCCAAAAAATATGCATTTCAAACTCCATTAAGAGAAGCTATGCTTTATTATCGTAACGTAGATTGTTATTATTACACGAAAGAAAAAATAAGAATGTTGGTGAATAACGGAAATCATAGGATCTATGATTATGGACCAGGATATGTAGTAGAATATTACAAGAATTGA
- a CDS encoding polysaccharide deacetylase family protein: MTIKNIHNILTIDVEDWYMDTDISCWTKYEDRIVTSTDRILSILGDVKATFFVLGYVAERHPELIKRIHDLNHELGTHGYSHKPINRLTPLQFKKELIKSIKIIKSITGEEVVCHRASNFTIMKNTSWAIDIMKNCGIKYDSSVFPVKTPLYGMPDAPLYPYQISTEHICGGSSEGIYELPLSVLHLPLKNIPIAGGFYMRFFPYELIKYSIKSINKNGRSAIIYLHPWEIDVEQPKIPELKWFHYYNIHKTETRFKQLLKDFEFTSIKRWLYN, translated from the coding sequence ATGACAATCAAGAACATACATAACATATTAACAATAGATGTTGAAGATTGGTATATGGATACGGATATATCTTGCTGGACAAAATACGAAGATAGAATAGTAACCAGCACTGACAGAATACTATCAATTCTTGGAGATGTAAAGGCAACATTTTTTGTGTTGGGTTATGTTGCTGAACGTCACCCAGAGTTGATTAAGCGGATTCATGACTTAAATCATGAATTAGGAACGCATGGTTATAGTCATAAACCAATAAACAGACTGACCCCTCTTCAGTTCAAGAAAGAACTTATTAAGTCCATAAAAATTATAAAATCAATTACAGGTGAAGAAGTAGTTTGCCATAGAGCAAGTAACTTTACAATAATGAAGAATACCTCATGGGCAATAGATATTATGAAAAACTGTGGAATAAAATATGATTCTAGCGTTTTTCCTGTAAAAACTCCCCTATATGGAATGCCAGATGCACCTTTATACCCATATCAAATTTCTACAGAACATATTTGTGGCGGATCTAGTGAGGGGATTTATGAACTGCCATTGAGTGTGTTACATCTTCCACTTAAGAATATTCCAATAGCAGGAGGATTTTATATGAGATTCTTTCCATATGAACTAATTAAATATTCGATAAAATCAATAAATAAGAACGGAAGGTCTGCTATAATATATTTGCATCCGTGGGAAATAGACGTTGAACAGCCTAAAATCCCTGAGTTGAAATGGTTTCATTATTACAATATCCACAAGACAGAAACCAGATTTAAACAATTATTGAAAGACTTTGAGTTTACTTCAATTAAGAGGTGGTTATATAACTAG
- a CDS encoding group II intron maturase-specific domain-containing protein, which produces MQKFVEKISQTIKAGKGWSQEFLIAKLNPIIRGWTNYHRSVVSSETFHILDHIIWKMLWNWVKRRHPNKSQKWIVNKYWKPNNTRRWNFKTESNELLLLSTTRIQRHIPLKIKMNPFFDNDYFHERQNKLKFRKECHKKQLLPDTERVIECLSGMT; this is translated from the coding sequence ATACAAAAATTTGTTGAAAAAATCAGCCAAACTATAAAAGCAGGAAAAGGCTGGTCTCAGGAATTCTTGATTGCCAAATTAAATCCCATAATAAGAGGTTGGACTAACTATCATCGATCAGTTGTCTCCTCTGAGACTTTTCATATACTTGACCATATAATATGGAAAATGTTATGGAATTGGGTAAAAAGAAGGCATCCTAACAAATCACAAAAGTGGATTGTAAACAAATACTGGAAGCCAAACAACACTCGGCGTTGGAATTTCAAAACTGAGAGCAATGAACTACTGCTTCTATCTACTACCAGAATCCAGAGACATATTCCTTTAAAAATAAAAATGAATCCATTCTTTGACAATGACTATTTTCATGAACGTCAGAACAAATTAAAGTTCAGAAAAGAGTGCCACAAAAAACAACTGCTGCCCGATACTGAAAGGGTTATAGAATGCTTGAGCGGTATGACGTGA
- the ltrA gene encoding group II intron reverse transcriptase/maturase, with amino-acid sequence MDETKPYEISKDIVQEAFQRVKANKGAAGVDDENIAAFESDLTNNLYKIWNRMSSGCYFPPSVKAIEIPKKSGGTRILGIPTVLDRVAQMVTKIYLEPQLEPLFHPDSYGYRPGKSAADALAATRKRCWRYNWLLEFDIKGLFDNINHDLLMKQVSMHTDKPWIILYIQRWLKAPFQMADGTVNERTKGTPQGGVVSPLLANLFLHYAFDQWMDSHHRYNPFERYADDSVIHCRSKKDADRLRIKLEKRLSEFGLELHPTKTRIVYCKDDDRQEDYPETKFDFLGYTFRPRRSKNKYGKHFINFTPAVSNTAKKSMQQEIHNWRMHLKPDLTLEDLSHMYNPIVRGWVNYYGLFYKSELYCVLKHMNRALTRWALRKYKKLSGHKRRARYWLGKIARRDPKLFVHWQMGIFPEAG; translated from the coding sequence ATGGACGAAACAAAGCCTTATGAAATCTCTAAAGATATAGTACAAGAAGCTTTTCAGAGAGTAAAAGCAAACAAAGGTGCTGCTGGTGTTGATGATGAAAACATTGCAGCTTTTGAATCAGATCTAACAAACAATCTCTATAAGATTTGGAATAGAATGTCCTCTGGCTGCTATTTCCCCCCATCAGTGAAAGCAATCGAAATCCCTAAAAAGAGCGGCGGAACTCGCATTCTGGGAATTCCCACAGTACTCGACAGGGTAGCACAGATGGTTACAAAAATCTATTTGGAACCGCAATTAGAACCACTCTTTCACCCCGACTCTTACGGCTATAGACCCGGCAAGTCAGCTGCAGACGCTCTTGCTGCAACACGTAAGCGTTGTTGGAGATATAACTGGTTACTGGAATTCGATATCAAAGGATTGTTTGACAATATTAATCACGATCTGCTAATGAAGCAAGTCAGTATGCATACTGACAAACCATGGATCATTCTCTACATTCAGAGATGGCTCAAAGCACCCTTTCAGATGGCAGATGGAACAGTCAATGAACGGACAAAAGGAACTCCCCAGGGAGGCGTTGTTAGTCCGCTTCTTGCGAATCTGTTTCTTCATTATGCTTTTGACCAGTGGATGGATAGTCATCATCGGTATAATCCATTTGAAAGATACGCCGATGATAGTGTCATACACTGCCGAAGCAAGAAAGATGCAGATCGACTGAGGATTAAGTTAGAAAAGCGTTTGTCTGAATTTGGACTTGAACTACATCCAACTAAAACACGGATCGTCTACTGTAAAGATGACGATCGGCAAGAGGATTATCCTGAAACAAAATTTGATTTTCTCGGATACACCTTTAGACCCCGTAGGTCCAAAAACAAGTATGGAAAACACTTTATCAACTTCACTCCTGCAGTCAGTAATACTGCTAAAAAGTCTATGCAGCAAGAAATCCATAATTGGCGTATGCACCTCAAACCCGATTTAACGTTAGAAGACCTATCCCATATGTATAATCCTATAGTTAGAGGCTGGGTCAACTACTATGGTCTCTTTTACAAATCTGAACTGTACTGTGTACTCAAGCATATGAATCGTGCCTTGACTCGCTGGGCCTTGCGCAAATACAAGAAACTTTCAGGGCACAAGCGACGAGCAAGATACTGGCTTGGGAAAATTGCCAGAAGGGATCCAAAACTTTTTGTTCACTGGCAAATGGGGATTTTTCCTGAGGCTGGATAA